From Bombina bombina isolate aBomBom1 chromosome 1, aBomBom1.pri, whole genome shotgun sequence:
ACatactcacatttaaaaaaaaaaaaaaaaaaaaaaaaaaaaacacacttaagcACAATTTGGTCAGGGAAGCAAGCTGACCAGAAGCACAGtagtttccccttttttttttttttttttttttttttttccctttcacactttttttgaagatttttttctctGCTTGTTCACTGTGGCAACAATTAGTCTCGGTTTGATTCACATAGAGTACACAATAACACAATACAAGTTGCTGATTGTGTATAAGGACTTTAACTCCCGCTAGGGGAGGGATATTTAAAATACTATCCTCACTGGATACCTACACACAAGGTTTTTTCTCTTCTTGCACATATATGGAAAAATTTATCAAACCAGATCACCAGCCATGCCGCCTAAAACTaaagataaaaaaattattactaaAGGTATAGAACAGACTGCAGAAATTAATTTAGATGACTCACAACTAACGACTGCAGATCCCCACTCACTTATGCAACAAATTTCAGATTTAATACTACCACAGTTTAACAATATAAAATTAGAGATTGCCACTCTATCCAATGAAATTAGACAATACGCTAGCAGATTAAATGAAGCAGAATTAAGAATTTCCAACGTAGAAGATCAGGTATACAATGCAGATCAAAAATATCCATACATAACAAACAGATTCTTGGCATGCAGAATAAAATAGAAGAATTAGAGGACAGAGCTCGTAGAAATAATATTAAGGTAGTGGGCCTTCCTGAATCAAGTGAATTTAAAGATTTGATAATTTTTGCGTCCCAAACCTTACCACACTCTCTAGGCATACCTACGGAAGACCTcccattaaaaatagaaagagctcacagaataGGGATTAGAAGATTAGATCAAGAACACACAAAAGGGAGACCTATTATGATCAAAGtattaaatttccaagataaggtaAATATGTTGAGACAATACCGTAAACAAAACGAATTTATGATAGCCAATAGAAGGATTTatttatttcaagacttctctgcggaGACCAGTAGTAAAAGACGTGAGATGGCTCCTTACTGTACCAAGCTGATTGACGCTAAATGGCCAGCGAGGATGATTTATCCTGCGAAAATCTGTGTGGAAATTGATGGTGCAGTGAGGACCCTTCTCACAACTACGGAGGCCAAAGAATTTTGCCGTGAAAAGGGCCTATGACATGTACATATAAGAAATTAGTGGCAGAACTATGTGGGCAGGATGTGGAACAAACAAGTGATGTTTAtgttgtttttaagtttttttaaaatctgcTGGATTGATAAGTGGAAACCATTTTATGTAATATTGAGGCGACCTTTACCAAAAAGGAGGGATGTGCGCTCTGAGGGGGGTGGGGGGGCGGGGAAATAGTAAAGAGAAGGAGTTCCAGATTAATCAGAAAGTTAAGTCAGAATGATGGAAAATAATAACTTTatatcctggaatgtaggtggGATCTCATCCCCTATGAAAaggaaacttattttaaaacacCTAGGACAGTTTAAGCCGACCGTGGCActacttcaggagacacatttaaaaccCTCTGAAGCTGAGAAATTAAAAAGTAAGTGGGTAGGACATGTAATAGCTTCTCCGTATTGTGGTAGGAAAAAAGGGGTGgctatacttttcaacaagaactgtgaatataaaatattaaaacaagaaATAGATATCCAGGCAAGATATATAATTCTAGATACGCAAATTGACAAACTAAATGTTGTACTCTGCTGTATATATGGCCCCAACAAAATAGAGGAAGAGTTCTGGGAGGAATTAAATAGTAAGCTGCTGAAATACATTGGGAAGAATATTatcatagggggagatttcaatttgACACCAGTGCCACTCATAGATAGGTTTAAATGTAGTCAAGCAAGGAATGTTAAAAAGGAAGGTAGAGTACTGAAAAACTTTATGAAAGGGCTCAGAGTACAAGATATATGGAGAGATCAAAACCCGGATGTACGCGCCTATACATGTGTATCCAAAACATTTAAGACCCTCTCTAGGATAGACTTCTTCCTAATTTCAGAGAGCATTTTGGGTCTGAATTGTAAAGCAGATATTAAAGACATATGTATCTCAGATCATGCAGCTATTACATTGGAAATACAGAATAGATCTCAAATTGGTAAGGGTGATGGTAGAATCAGATATCCTAGACATCTTTCTCACAATATCCATTTTAAGAATTATATCttagaaaaatggaaagaatataaattatttaatagcaGTTATGTTGGTAAATGGGAAATATACTGGGAAACAGCCAAGGCATATATTAGAGGTAATATTAAAGCATATCTATGTAGATGGAAGAAGAAAAATAGAGAACGTGAGTGCCAGCTTAACAATCAACTCAAAAATGCATATAGAGCATATATAGGCAATGCTAATCCGCAGACTTGGCTGAAATACCAAAATAGTAAGCAAGAAAAGGAGATATTTCTAAAACAAATGGTTATTCAACAAGATGAGAAAGATAGGGCTAAATACAGAGGTTTCAATGGAAGATCTGCCAAATATATAGCCAGACTAATTAAAATGCAGAAGCAAAGGAATTTTATATCGGCGATTAAGCTAGGGAAGGATAGAGCAAATACGACCAAGGAAATCAAACagctaatgtttaaatattttgaagaTCTTTATACGACTTCTGAAGTGGATTTACACCAAAAAATGAAGTTCTGGGATCAACTAGAAATCAAGAAACTTGAGGGCAAAGACAGAGATATGTTAAATGCGCCAATATTGGAGGAAGAGGTAGCCCGGACTATCACACAACTAAAAAGCAACAAGGCACCGGGACCTGACATGCTCCCGGCAGAATTCTACAAAATGCTAGGCAACAGTATTATACCCACTCTTACTAATCTATACAACAGCTATTTTTTAAAAGGGGAAATTAACTCTAAATACTTTGCTGCATCCTCCATCacgttaatattaaaaaaaggcagAGAACCAGAAAACCCagggtcttatagaccaatatcactgctAAATagcgattataaaattttaactacTATCATAGCAAACAGACTTAAAACACTTCTACATAAAATTATACACATAGATCAGGTAGGTTTCATGACTGGACGAAATCCAGCCAGAAACATTGTAGTTCTTACTACATTAGACTATTGTTACCAAGACAGAAAGCAAATGTCTAAGGGGGATAGTCCAGATTTAGCGGTACTAGcgatagatgcggaaaaagcctttgacgcGATAACTTGGGACCATCTATTTACAGTATTAGGGAAATTTGGAATACAAGGGAATATCAGTcctttattaaatgtatatatagggAACCTATATCTAATCTAATTATCAATGGGGAACTTACATCAGACATTGTCCTCAAGaaaggtacaagacaaggctgccctctatcccctttGCTGTTTAACTTAGCAATAGAACCCCTAGCTATCAGGCTAAGGAAAGAATTAGCAGGCATCAAAATACATCAGCAGAAGATAGTTCTCTTTCTGTTCCGCGGATGACCTGATCCTATTTTTATCGGATACCCAAAACAGTATTAAGCAATTATTAGACATTATAAAACAATTTAGCTCATTTTCTGGGTACAAAGTTAATGTAGATAAGTCGGAGATTATGTGGCTACGTGGACCAAGTCAGAGACATAAAGATTGCCCCTTTAGAGAAGTAGAacagattaaatatttaggtttaaaTATTACAAGGAGCCCGAAACAATGGTATGGCAAAAATATTACACCATGTTTAGATAAATGTGTAGTAGACTGTAAGAGATGGAGTAATCTTATAATCAACATTTCTGCTAGAGTAatgataattaaaacaattatcttCCCCCGAATATTGTATCTGTTGCAAAATGTGCCGATTATAATAACACAGAAAGATTGTATTAGGTTTAACAGGATGTGTAACAGCTTTATATGGGCAGGAGGGAAAATAAGATGCTCAACAGAAATAACAACGCTTCCTATCAAAGCTGGAGGACTAGCACTCCCGAATCTCCAAGCATATAATTTAGCCGCATTGGCGAAATATGCGATAGATTGGATCATAGAGGGGAATTATGTATCGTATGGGGAACTAGAAGCAGAGGTATGTGCTCCTTACTCGATGAAGGCACTTCTGCACTGTGAGACTAAGAACCTTCCAAAAAGGATCAGACAGCAGTTAgtgtttaataatataataatggcatGGCATAAAATTGGGTAAAGAAGTAGGAGTAAATACCCTTAAATCAAGTTATTTACCAATCATAGGGAATCCTAAGTTTAAACCAGGTTGTAGTGAAAACAGAGTTTTTCATAGATGGCGAAGGAAGGGGTTGATTATATGTTACAACTCGAGGATAGTAGAACCCATATAGTAAAATCATACGACAAACTAAAAGAGGAGTATCAGTTAAAGAATACAGATTTCTTTGCTTACCTACAAGTTAGGCATCTTCACAACGAGTTACAAGCTAATTACGGCGATGATTAGTCATTAGGAGGGTTAGACGATATTATTAAGGGACTTGCACAAAAGAAATATGCAATTAGTTTGATCTATAATTTTATAATGAATTATAAAATAGACACACATTTACAGTCCCTCCAAGGTAAATGGAGGAAATTGCGGGTTACAGTGACAAAGGAAGAACTAGTAGATAGTCTAACACACTGTAATCAGGACTACCAAGGTTActacctggagagaatcacactttAAAGTAATTAATCAATTGTATATTACACCGAGTAAAATAGCGAGATggtataggaatatggatatagtaTGCTATAAATGTGGAGCTAAAGAAGCAGATCTAGAGCATTGCCTTTATTTATGTCCAAAAGTTCAACAGTTTTGGCAGCAAGTACAATACTGGCTAAATAAATGGTTAAACCCAAAAGTGCAAATAAACAGTAAAATAGTTATGTTTTTATATCAGATGACAGATTGGCGAGAGAATGCAAGTCTTATTAACACAGCAATTCTACAAGGTAGAGTACTGATTTTAGGAAAGTGGAAAGATTCAAAAGTTCCCAGTATTAAACAATTTGTGAAGGGGATGCAAAATCAGATAATCTTGGAACAATATGACATTCAATCTGGTGCTaagaaacatataaaaaggtttttttacAAATGGCTGAGTATAATAGAAGCTGAGTCGATAGATGTTCAACTTCAAATTATTAAACCTTTAATTAAATCAAAGATAGTGAAAAATATGATCTATAAGGGAGAATTACCGAGTTCCTGGAGCAATAGGCCGTAGAACGCTAGCCTCCCCCCTTCCCTTCTAGTTACTTATCTGCTTTCCCCGCCCTCCTACTTCTACCCCCTCCCCCTCTGAGCGCATTAGACGTTAAGCCCTACAAGTTTTGGTATCAGTACCCTCCCGGGTTGAGTTTTGAATGGTTGATATGGTACCCTTCCTCTGTTCATAAGGAACTTATTTACCTTCAGCTGCGTTGCTGTTTCAACGAAATGTGACCTATGGTTTTCGCTGATTGTTATGATTATTCGTATAATCTCAGCAGATGTTTAtgtttgagttatgtttttttttctttttctttttctattaatATATGTTGTGGTAATTGATGAGGCCAAGTAAAGAGGGCCTCCAGAGAAAGATGTACATTCTGTTTATGGTAGGGGGCAAAGGAagcatatatattttctttttatataagaAGCTTTATTCACATCTGCTTTGAGAAAATGATTTCTGACCCCCCGATGCAGTTGATGTACTGGATGTATTTGAATGTACTTAAATCTACTTAAATGCATTTCAATTTATGTATACTTATgaaaatatataaatcaataaaaagatactttaaaaaaaaaaaaaaaaaaaacaatttagttcaacttctagttgatattttctaatagctgcagagcagcagagctacctacctacaagttatatattagataacaaccgccaaactatttaaactattacttcaagttgagttgtatattttataacagctgcagagcgacctacctacaagttatatatataatattagataacaaccgccaaaatattaaactattacttcaagttgagttgtatattttataacagctgcagagctacctacctacaagttatatatataatattagataacaaccgccaaaatattaaactattacttcaagttgagttgtatattttataacagctgcagagctatctacctacaagttatatatataatattagataacaaccgccaaaatattaaactattacttcaagttgagttgtatattttctaacagctgcagagctacctacctgctacctacaagttatataatagataacaaccgccaaaatattaaactattacttcaagttgagttgtatattttataacagctgcagagctacctacctacaagttatatatataatattagataacaaccgccaaaatattaaactattacttcaagttgagttgtatattttctaacagctgcagactttcgcaaaggggtgtggcttttaaaaatgggtgtggcttgttaaaaggggcgtggtttttaaaaagggtcatgtttttcaaaggggcgtggctttctaaaaggggcagggtcttgtgcacccccattctaaaacttcaccagccaccactgtctGTACATGGATATAtacaaacattacattaaaaattgTAGTGAATTTTAAACCTAGAGAGTGCAATTATTCtctattcaattatatatatatatatatatatatatatatatatatatatatacagtatgtgtgtgtgtgtgtatagatagatcatTTATATATTGCCACATAATTACACTACCTAAAGAACAAATGGGCACTCTTATAAGTTAAGATATTAACAAAcaattcattttttaaaatattttttagaaacttACTTCCCCTTTTTACCTTGAACAAGAGGATAAGTGTCCTAAAATATTACAAACAGTAAATGGAGTACCCTTTATTCCTCAGGGAAAAAGTTAGTTTTTGTATGTAACCTAACAACGAATCAGAATATTTACATTTGTGCAATTTCCATTTGTTACAAAGGGAATAAAACTGTCTGATCCTGTTAGCCAATAAGCATAAGCAGGAAGTAGctctcagccaatgaacattagtaggaagcacaCAACAACACTGCTGCAGTAGTTTCAGTCTGAATTAAAGCAATATGAAAGTGAAAATTAAGCTGTCATGGTTCAGACAGAAAATCCAATTTCAAGAgactcaatttacttttattaccaaatgtacttaaatttcttggtatcctttgttgaaaagcattcctaggtagggccaagagcagcaaagcactacaggaagcttgtcattggctgatcagatgtgttcagctgactcccagtagtgtattactgccttggagctgactttaaatatgtgttatttACTCCTTTGTGTGGGTTAAACATGTAGATATATGCAAGCAGCATTGCAATAATTAAAAGATCTAACACATTAAAAGCATTTTcttgttgcacttttatgtccctttaaaaaaattacattcagGCAGAAGAAACAACATATTTTAATGCTGCTCTGTCATATGGGTGATAGAAAATAATCTCCCTATAGaaaatgtttagttaaagggacttaaaacccaaatcttttctttcatgattcagattgagaatacaattgtaaacaatgttccaatttacctctattatctgatttgctttattctcttgatatactttagtTAAAAgcttatctaaataggctcagtatctgctgattggtggctgctcatagagggctcttgtgattggctcacctatgtgcattgctatttcttcaacaaaggatgcctagAGAATTCAGCAAAttaagaatgttgtttaaaattgtattctctatctgaatcatgaaagaaaacatctgggtttcatgtccctttaagcataatgaaacaactctgcaataGATTTCCCTAACTGGCTTTTTCAGATAAACAGTTATAAAACTATGTACATTATACTTACTTTATGACAGTTGCTAAAATTGTTGGCTTTGGACTAAAGCCTAGATTGGttgctccaaataaggcaaatggtggttggagAAATATAAATGCTGTAaaaacaatgttaatttgttttaaaaacataaatatttggctgatatgttatgctatagcaacactacagaaatgtgttgtaattacaaggtgtttactgtccctttaatgacggaTCATTTTCTTTCCAGAGCGCTTCCTGTGGGATGGATCAGCGGCATATAATTGTTGTTGAGTTGATTGGAGAATCCCCCCGAGAAGTGGGCCGTGTACGCTCCCATCAGCTCTCAGCGGAGCTCATTGAAGAACTCAGGTAAGTTACTAATATCACTTACTGGCTGGTATAAAACATGTGTCCAACCTTGTTATATAATGGGCGTAATGACTCCCATAGAAAGTAAGTCCCATTTGCCAACAGGCGGCCACTCACATGACTgctgctgacaggaaaatattttgTCTGCAACTGGCTCATTTGTGTCCCCTCAGATAGGAGCCATTGTATATAGTTTTGTTTGATAGAATGCACTCAAAATAAAATAGTCAATGTGCCACCTCATTTGAAAAGTTTGAAATCTTCTACTCTTAAATTATTCAGCTCCCTGTATCACCATATGTGCAGTATAATTTCTCCACGTAGCCCGCCACTGCATTACGTTTCCACTAGGGCATATGTTGGCCTGAGTCAACTGggcttgtgcttaaagggacatgattcagatagagcagcaattttaagcaactttctaatttactcctattctaattttttcttcaaatctgtatttgaaaaagcaggaatgcatgcATTGGAGCAGGCcaatttttagtttagcacctgggtagtgcctgctgattggtggttaaatgtggGTTTTGAGTCCCTTTAAGGTGCTGTCTTGATAGAGGCACCACATTTTGAATGGTGGTTCTATGGCATTTTGCCTTCCCACTGCCTCTGGTTTTGAGAAATATATGAGGCTAATATAAGTGAAAATTGTTGGGTTGAAAGATTTAGGGGAAGAAGATTTTTTAGGTGCCTGGGGAAGCACAGAATTAAATAAATCACTCCATATCAGTTTCCTACTCCTGTCTCTTGCTAATTCTATGACCTGTtcgtatacatttatattatacaaatGCCTCTTCACAAATAAACTATCTCTCTATAGGAATATACTGATTATATAATATCAGAAGCACATTGACCTGCTTTGTTTAACTCTGGTCTCTTTGACTTTATTCACAGACAGGCATTACTTATTTCCCGGTCTTACTTCAATATGGTTCTCATTGACAAGCATGGTGTTGATCGTGAGCGATATAGG
This genomic window contains:
- the LOC128639976 gene encoding sushi repeat-containing protein SRPX2-like; its protein translation is MDQRHIIVVELIGESPREVGRVRSHQLSAELIEELRQALLISRSYFNMVLIDKHGVDRERYREPTTSEDIFTFVDTYLLSPQEAAMLNAGKDNCDQ